The DNA segment CTTTTCCGGTGGCAAAGTACAAGAAATCGCCGTCGCCCGGGGAAAAGTCCTCGACCTCCTACGCCCCGACGATAACGGTAAGCTCCAAACCTTATTATCCGTCGAAATCTTCGGCGCTATACGCTCCTTAGCTCAATTTCGATTAACCGGTGCACAAAAAGATTATATTGTAGTCGGGTCGGATTCGGGTCGGATAGTGATATTAGAGTATAATAAAGAGAAGAATGTTTTTGATAAAATTCATCAGGAGACTTTTGGGAAATCGGGTTGTAGACGGATAGTTCCGGGTCAGTATTTGGGTATTGACCCGAAAGGTAGGGCTGTTATGATTGGTGCTTGTGAGAAACAGAAGCTTGTGTATGTTTTGAATAGGGATACTGCTGCTAGGTTAACTATTTCATCGCCTTTAGAAGCTCATAAGAGCCACACGATTACGTTCTCGATTTGTGGTGTTGATTGTGGATTTGATAACCCGATATTTGCTGCGATCGAGTTGGATTACGCGGAGGCAGATCAGGATCCTACTGGCCAGGCCGCAAATGAGGCTCAGAAGCATTTGACATTTTATGAATTAGATTTAGGGCTTAATCacgtgtcgaggaagtggagtgAACAGGTTGATAATGGTGCTAATTTGCTCGTGACCGTACCTGGTGGTGGGGATGGTCCGAGTGGTGTGCTTGTTTGCGCGGAGAATTTTGTGATATATAAGAATCAGGGACACCCTGATGTTAGGGCTGTTATTCCCAGAAGGGTGGATTTGCCAGCGGAACGTGGGGTTTTGATTGTTTCAGCTGCTATGCATAAGCAGAAGtcaatgtttttctttcttttgcaaaCTGAATATGGAGATATCTTTAAGGTGACATTGGATCACGACAATGACAGGGTTAAGGAGTTAAAGATCAAGTATTTTGATACAATTCCAGTCAGTTCTTCGCTGTGTGTCTTGAAGTCAGGGTTCCTCTTTGCTGCGTCAGAGTTTGGGAATCATGCATTGTATCAGTTTCAGGCGATAGGAGATGATCCTGATGTCGAAGCTTCATCATCGACGTTAATGGAAACTGAAGAAGGTTTTCAGCCTGTATTTTTCCAGCCAAGAAAGCTAAAAAATCTTGTTAGGATCGATCAGATTGAGAGTTTGATGCCAATCATGGACATGAAAATAGTAAATCTTTTTGAGGAAGAAACTCCACAAATATTTTCACTTTGTGGGAGGGGTCCCCGGTCTTCGTTGCGCATACTTAGGCCAGGTTTAGCTGTTAGTGAAATGGCTGTGTCACAGCTTCCTGGTGTTCCTAGTGCTGTCTGGACTGTGAAAAAGAATGTCAATGATGAGTTTGATGCGTACATTGTTGTATCTTTTGCGAATGCAACTCTCGTGCTTTCTATTGGTGAGACAGTTGAAGAAGTTAGTGACAGTGGGTTTCTTGATACTACTCCATCTCTTGCTGTTTCATTGATTGGTGATGATTCATTGATGCAAGTTCATCCCAGTGGAATAAGGCATATCAGAGAAGATGGCCGTATTAATGAATGGAGAACTCCTGGAAAGAGAACTATTGTCAAGGTCGGATCTAATAGGCTTCAAGTGGTAATTGCACTAAGTGGAGGGGAGCTTATATATTTTGAAGTGGATATGACTGGCCAGCTGATGGAAGTCGAGAAGCATGAGATGTCAGGTGATGTAGCTTGTCTGGACATTGCCCCTGTTCCTGAGGGAAGACAAAGGTCCCGTTTCCTTGCAGTTGGATCATATGATAACACTATTCGTATCTTGTCATTGGATCCTGATGACTGTATGCAGGTTCTGAGCCTGCAAAGTGTATCTTCACCGCCAGAGTCTCTCCTTTTTCTTGAAGTTCAGGCCTCTATTGGTGGAGAAGATGGTGCAGATCACCCTGCCAGCCTTTTTCTTAATGCTGGTTTACAAAATGGGGTTTTATTCAGGACTGTGGTGGATATGATAACTGGGCAGCTTTCAGATGCACGTTCACGTTTCTTGGGGCTTAGAGCCCCTAAGCTCTTTTCCATTGTTGTGAGAGGACGACGTGCTATGCTTTGCTTGTCAAGTAGACCGTGGCTAGGTTATATACACCAAGGGCATTTTCTTTTGACGCCTTTATCATATGAGACTCTTGAATTTGCAGCCTCATTTTCATCGGATCAATGTGCAGAAGGTGTAGTAGCGGTTGCTGGGGATGCGTTGAGGGTCTTCACGATAGAGAGATTGGGCGAGACTTTCAATGAAACAGCTGTACCTTTAAGGTATACACCAAGAAGGTTTGTTCTTCAACCTAAACGGAAGATGGTGATAATGATAGAGAGTGACCAGGGAGCATATACTGCGGAAGAGCGTGAAGCTGCCAAAAAGGAGTGCTTCGAGACAGCTGGGAATGGTGAAAATGGAAATGCAGAACAAGTGGAGAATGGTGAAGATGAAGATGGTAATGATCCACTATCTGATGAACAGTATGGATATCCCAAGTCGGAGTCAGGAAGGTGGGTTTCCTGCATCAGAGTCCTTGACCCAAGGTCAACACAAACCACTTGTCTGCTAGAGCTTCAGGATAATGAGGCTGCGTTTAGCATATGCACTGTTAATTTCCATGACAAGGAGCATGGAGCTCTGTTAGCTGTTGGTACTGCCAAGGGCCTTCAGTTTTGGCCCAAAAAATCGTTTGAAGCAGCATACATTCATATATACAAATTTAAAGAAGATGGGAAGGTCCTTGAGCTTTTGCACAAGACACAGGTAGATGGTGTGCCTCTTGCATTATGTCAGTTCCAAGGAAGACTACTAGCTGGTGTGGGGTCTGTCCTTAGGTtgtatgatttggggaagaaaagacTGCTCAGAAAATGTGAGAACAAGCTTTTCCCCAACTCAATCACATCTATCCATACCTATCGTGATCGGATTTATGTGGGTGACATGCAAGAGGTATGATAATTATAAAATATTCTGTGTTAAACATAAAAGTATTGAAGTAATACATTCTCTTTGGATGATATTTGTTCGATGTAAATTTGTGATAGAGAAGGTTTGTTCTGCATTCTAGTACATtctagtacaacaacaacaacaacccagtataatcccacttaatggggtctggggagggtagtgtgtacgcagaccttacccctaccttggggtagagaggctgtttccaaatagaccctcgtcatccttccctccaagaacttcccaccttgctcttggggagactcgaactcacaacctcttggttggaagtggaggttgcttaccatcagagcaacccctcttgtctcaaAATATCCAAGAAGGTTTGTTCTGCTTTCTAGTCTAAAGACATAATTTGAATCTAATGACTGGGGGTTTTTGCAATAAAAAACTCTAGTGACTAGCCATTGAGAAATGAGCTATTGTGATATTTTGCCTGTGAAAGTTTTTTGTATGAGTATCAGCAGAAATTGAGGCAGTAGAAATGGTTGGAGGAAATGTTGCGAAGTATGAAATGGTATATTGTGTTTAGAACATTCTGTGCATTAAATTGTTATAACCTCATAAAACTAATTAAGCTCATAGATTCTGATAGCCTGAAACTAATACTCTTTTGCTGTCACTGAAgtttttttattataaattaaagtTGCCATATAAAATAACTATTTGAAGGTTTTTTATTTCCCCCGTCCCGAAGTAGCACAATGAATCTCGGTTGCATGATTATATGTTGTTATCCAACATGATAATTACGTCCATAATTGCCTAGATGCTTTCTTCTGATTATACTAATTTACTACAGAGTGACTGTATTGGCTGTTTGAATCCATAGAATGTAGACTGATGGTTAAGTTAGATATTTTCTGACAGGAATATTTATTCGGATTCTTATAAAATAGTCTTCTTTGATGTCATATTTTATGAAGTGTTGGTTTCTACTGATCTGCTCAAATTGTTCTCTTCTTGCAGTCATTCCACTACTGTAAGTATAGACGTGATGAAAATCAACTGTACATATTTGCTGATGACACGGTTCCGAGATGGCTAACCGCAGCACAGCATGTAGATTTTGACACAGTGGCAGGAGCTGACAAGTTTGGGAATATCTACTTTGTGCGATTACCTCAGGATGTCTCAGATGAGATTGAAGAAGACCCTACTGGTGGAAAAATAAAATGGGAGCAAGGGAAGCTGAATGGAGCCCCAAACAAGGTTGAGGAAATAGTGCAGTTTCATGTTGGTGATGTGGTCTCTTGCTTGCAAAGAGCATCACTTATTCCAGGAGGGGGTGAATGTGTAATTTACGGGACTGTGATGGGGAGCGTCGGGGCAATGCTTCCATTTAGCTCGAGGGATGATGTTGACTTCTTCTCTCATTTGGAGATGCATTTGAGGCAGGAGTTCCCACCTTTATGTGGCAGGGATCACATGGCCTACAGATCTGCCTACTTCCCGGTTAAGGTAAGCTTGTATTGCTCAATCAGCTATTTCCTTAATGTTCCAATGCGGAAAGTGGTATTTACCTACTTAGTTTGACATCCTGATTGGTAGCAGAGATGCGCTAATGTAGCAAATGAATGTAAATAAACTACCTTGCGAAGCTAAATTAACGCTGAAGTGAAACTGGGAATTTGTCATTAGCTACTTTACAAGACTTGGTTGGTTGTAAGCTTATCCTGTTCTGCCCTAGGTCCCAATTAAAATGTTTAACAGATAAAATGGCTGGATAATCAAATCATTGAGCAGTTCTAGAACAGCAAATGGGCTTGTGCTATCATGGATTCTAAGTAGTTGTGTCCTCCATTGGCTATATCGTTTGACAACGAGCAATTTAGTGTGCCTTGTGAATGTTTATGTTTTTCTTGATTTCACTATTTTGAAGTGCTGTGCATCCTTGAATAAAAGGCAACTCTAAGTTGCCACAGGCTGTTTCTATGTCTACCAAGTTGATTTTATGCCTAGGTTGCATTTTCGAGTGTTGAATTATGCACTTTTAGCTGAAACTGTTACAAGTTTCAGGTCTGATATTAACTAGATTACATGATACCATTAAGAGTGTATGCTCTTTTTATTTCATATATTTAAATCACCTTGATTATTCAATCCTTATCTAATGTTGATGATAATGGTGATATATTGGAACCGTTTTGCAGGATGTGATAGATGGAGACTTGTGCGAACAGTTCCCAACCTTGCCAATGGATATGCAGCGCAAAATTGCAGATGAGTTGGACAGAACACCAGGCGAGATTTTGAAAAAGCTTGAAGAAATAAGAAACAAAATTATTTGAGAACATGTTTAGATCAAGGTAGATTCCCTTGTCTTCACATATAGCTTTTGCATGTTAGTCATACTTGATGTTTTTTCTGGATAACCGTTGTGTCCAGGTAAGTTTGCACTTACCTCGTCTAATTCATCATGTACTTGTTACCTTCTATCAGCATAGGTGTTAAGTAACTTTTCCGAACAAGACTTAAGACAGATGAGAAGAATTCACTTGGTGTACTAGAATTGGACCTTGTTTCCCAAGTTGTTGTCCAACTATTCGACCGTTAGGGCACATCTTCAAGGGTTAGTCATAGTTGATATTGTCAATTGACTACTAAAGGAAACGTA comes from the Nicotiana sylvestris chromosome 4, ASM39365v2, whole genome shotgun sequence genome and includes:
- the LOC104243777 gene encoding spliceosome-associated protein 130 A, with the translated sequence MYLYSLTLQKPTGILCAINGSFSGGKVQEIAVARGKVLDLLRPDDNGKLQTLLSVEIFGAIRSLAQFRLTGAQKDYIVVGSDSGRIVILEYNKEKNVFDKIHQETFGKSGCRRIVPGQYLGIDPKGRAVMIGACEKQKLVYVLNRDTAARLTISSPLEAHKSHTITFSICGVDCGFDNPIFAAIELDYAEADQDPTGQAANEAQKHLTFYELDLGLNHVSRKWSEQVDNGANLLVTVPGGGDGPSGVLVCAENFVIYKNQGHPDVRAVIPRRVDLPAERGVLIVSAAMHKQKSMFFFLLQTEYGDIFKVTLDHDNDRVKELKIKYFDTIPVSSSLCVLKSGFLFAASEFGNHALYQFQAIGDDPDVEASSSTLMETEEGFQPVFFQPRKLKNLVRIDQIESLMPIMDMKIVNLFEEETPQIFSLCGRGPRSSLRILRPGLAVSEMAVSQLPGVPSAVWTVKKNVNDEFDAYIVVSFANATLVLSIGETVEEVSDSGFLDTTPSLAVSLIGDDSLMQVHPSGIRHIREDGRINEWRTPGKRTIVKVGSNRLQVVIALSGGELIYFEVDMTGQLMEVEKHEMSGDVACLDIAPVPEGRQRSRFLAVGSYDNTIRILSLDPDDCMQVLSLQSVSSPPESLLFLEVQASIGGEDGADHPASLFLNAGLQNGVLFRTVVDMITGQLSDARSRFLGLRAPKLFSIVVRGRRAMLCLSSRPWLGYIHQGHFLLTPLSYETLEFAASFSSDQCAEGVVAVAGDALRVFTIERLGETFNETAVPLRYTPRRFVLQPKRKMVIMIESDQGAYTAEEREAAKKECFETAGNGENGNAEQVENGEDEDGNDPLSDEQYGYPKSESGRWVSCIRVLDPRSTQTTCLLELQDNEAAFSICTVNFHDKEHGALLAVGTAKGLQFWPKKSFEAAYIHIYKFKEDGKVLELLHKTQVDGVPLALCQFQGRLLAGVGSVLRLYDLGKKRLLRKCENKLFPNSITSIHTYRDRIYVGDMQESFHYCKYRRDENQLYIFADDTVPRWLTAAQHVDFDTVAGADKFGNIYFVRLPQDVSDEIEEDPTGGKIKWEQGKLNGAPNKVEEIVQFHVGDVVSCLQRASLIPGGGECVIYGTVMGSVGAMLPFSSRDDVDFFSHLEMHLRQEFPPLCGRDHMAYRSAYFPVKDVIDGDLCEQFPTLPMDMQRKIADELDRTPGEILKKLEEIRNKII